One genomic window of Triplophysa rosa linkage group LG11, Trosa_1v2, whole genome shotgun sequence includes the following:
- the ubtf gene encoding nucleolar transcription factor 1 isoform X2: MNGEMDSSTQDPVWDQDGMLKLLDAMKGNLPEKDLAKYKTSESHLDWEKVAFNPYSAEMCKQKWQEVSREIRKFRTLSELIVDAQDYVKNPYKGKKLKKHPDFPKKPLTPYFRFFMEKRAKYAKLHPEMSNLDLTKILSKKYKELPERKKEKYVNDFLQEKGEFVQSMNKFREDHPDLLENLNKKSNVPEKAKTPQQLWYCHEKKAFLKTHPDATTKDIKDNFGKQWMHLSDKKKIKWITKSLEQQKQYEETMRAFIQQHPEMNMKEENFVKSTLTKAERQLKDKFDGRPDKPPSNGYSMFCAELMSGMKDVPSTERMVMCSHRWKLLKQNEKDAYQKRCEQRKKEYEIEMNRYLLSISEEEQHRILSEQKMGSFKRTGGSPASKKNSKAKASLEKPKPPVSAMFIFAEEKRPKLHQERPDLSDMELTRLLARMWSDLSDKKKEKYKNLEMTLKANSEKQLKDDKGKLPETPKTAQEIWQQSVIGDYLARFKGDRAKAQKTMEATWNTMEKKEKIVWIKKAAEDQKRYERELSEMRSPAPVFTPGKKIKFDGEPKKPPSNGYQKFSQEMLSNGELNHLPMKERMGEIGGRWQRLNQKEKDRYKKLAEEKQRQYKVLLEQWLASLSTYERAAYKEYNSLKRRSTGKQGGTNAKVAAKAKPPQKKVVVVVEEEEEDDDDDEDNDDDDREKDSDEGSSSGDDSDDDDEDDDEDDNDDNEDVEDEVDDKENKSESSSSASSSDDSSGSDSD, translated from the exons ATGAATGGTGAAATGGATTCATCTACTCAAGACCCTG TTTGGGACCAGGATGGCATGTTGAAGCTATTGGACGCCATGAAGGGAAACCTTCCAGAGAAGGATCTGGCCAAGTACAAGACCTCAGAGTCCCATCTGGACTGGGAGAAAGTGGCTTTCAACCCGTACTCCGCAGAGATGTGCAAACAGAAATGGCAGGAGGTTTCCCGAGAG ATACGCAAATTCCGCACACTCTCTGAGTTAATCGTGGATGCACAAGACTATGTAAAAAACCCCTATAAAGGGAAGAAACTGAAG AAACACCCAGACTTCCCCAAAAAGCCGCTGACGCCGTACTTCCGTTTCTTTATGGAAAAGCGGGCCAAGTATGCTAAGCTACATCCAGAAATGAGCAACCTAGATCTCACAAAAATCCTATCCAAAAAATACAAAGAGCTGCCGGAGCGTAAAAAA GAGAAGTATGTGAATGATTTTCTCCAAGAAAAGGGGGAATTCGTGCAAAGCATGAACAAGTTCAG GGAAGATCATCCAGACCTTCTGGAGAACTTAAACAAGAAGTCTAATGTTCCTGAGAAGGCCAAGACACCCCAGCAGCTGTGGTATTGCCATGAGAAGAAGGCCTTTCTCAAAACACACCCAGAT GCGACCACCAAAGACATCAAGGACAATTTCGGGAAGCAGTGGATGCATCTCTCTGACAAGAAAAAGATCAAGTGGATCACCAAGTCCCTGGAACAGCAGAAACAATATGAG GAGACGATGCGCGCGTTCATTCAGCAACATCCAGAGATGAACATGAAGGAGGAGAACTTTGTAAAATCCACTCTGACGAAAGCAGAGAGACAGCTCAAAGACAAGTTTGATGGGCGACCAGACAAACCCCCATC TAATGGTTACTCGATGTTTTGTGCTGAGCTAATGTCCGGTATGAAGGACGTTCCCAGTACTGAACGTATGGTCATGTGCAGCCATCGCTGGAAACTCCTCAAACAAAACGAGAAAGACGCGTACCAAAAACGCTGTGAGCAG agaaaaaaagaatacGAGATCGAGATGAATCGCTACTTGTTG AGTATCTCAGAAGAGGAACAGCACAGAATATTGTCAGAACAGAAGATGGGAAGCTTTAAAAGGACTGGAGGCAGTCCTGCCTCTAAAAAGAACTCGAAGGCAAAG GCCAGCCTAGAGAAGCCCAAGCCCCCAGTgtctgcaatgtttatttttgcagaGGAGAAGCGTCCAAAACTTCATCAGGAAAGGCCAGATCTCTCTGATATGGAACTTACGAGACTACTGGCCCGCATGTGGAGCGATCTTTCTGACAAGAAAAAG GAGAAGTATAAAAATCTGGAGATGACGTTGAAGGCAAACTCTGAGAAGCAGCTCAAAGATGATAAAGGGAAACTACCAGAAACGCCCAAAACAGCTCAGGAAATCTGGCAACAGAGTGTCATTGGAGACTATCTTGCCCGATTCAAG GGTGATAGAGCGAAAGCTCAGAAGACCATGGAGGCCACATGGAACACCatggaaaagaaagagaaaattgTGTGGATCAAGAAGGCTGCAGAGGACCAGAAGAGATATGAG AGAGAGCTGAGTGAGATGCGATCACCTGCTCCGGTTTTCACCCCAGGAAAGAAAATCAAATTTGACGGAGAGCCTAAGAAACCCCCCTC AAATGGTTATCAGAAATTCTCTCAGGAGATGCTGTCGAACGGTGAGCTCAACCACCTGCCCATGAAAGAGCGAATGGGTGAGATCGGGGGCCGCTGGCAGCGACTTAATCAAAAAGAGAAGGATCGATACAAAAAGTTGGCAGAGGAGAAACAGAGGCAGTACAAAGTGCTACTGGAGCAGTGGCTTGCG AGTTTGTCAACATATGAGAGAGCTGCGTATAAAGAATATAATTCTCTG AAAAGGAGGAGTACAGGAAAACAAGGTGGCACCAATGCTAAAGTTGCAGCCAAAGCCAAACCACCA CAAAAGAaagtggtggtggtggtggaggaggaggaggaagatgatgatgatgacgaagacaatgatgatgatgatagagAGAAAGATTCTGATGAAGGATCATCGTCTGGAGATGACAGCGACGacgatgatgaagatgatgatgaagacgaTAATGATGAT AATGAAGACGTGGAGGATGAAGTGGACGACAAAGAGAATAAATCCGAAAGCAGCAGCAGTGCCTCCAGCTCTGACGATTCATCGGGTTCGGATTCGGACTGA
- the ubtf gene encoding nucleolar transcription factor 1 isoform X1 — MNGEMDSSTQDPVWDQDGMLKLLDAMKGNLPEKDLAKYKTSESHLDWEKVAFNPYSAEMCKQKWQEVSREIRKFRTLSELIVDAQDYVKNPYKGKKLKKHPDFPKKPLTPYFRFFMEKRAKYAKLHPEMSNLDLTKILSKKYKELPERKKEKYVNDFLQEKGEFVQSMNKFREDHPDLLENLNKKSNVPEKAKTPQQLWYCHEKKAFLKTHPDATTKDIKDNFGKQWMHLSDKKKIKWITKSLEQQKQYEETMRAFIQQHPEMNMKEENFVKSTLTKAERQLKDKFDGRPDKPPSNGYSMFCAELMSGMKDVPSTERMVMCSHRWKLLKQNEKDAYQKRCEQRKKEYEIEMNRYLLSISEEEQHRILSEQKMGSFKRTGGSPASKKNSKAKASLEKPKPPVSAMFIFAEEKRPKLHQERPDLSDMELTRLLARMWSDLSDKKKEKYKNLEMTLKANSEKQLKDDKGKLPETPKTAQEIWQQSVIGDYLARFKGDRAKAQKTMEATWNTMEKKEKIVWIKKAAEDQKRYERELSEMRSPAPVFTPGKKIKFDGEPKKPPSNGYQKFSQEMLSNGELNHLPMKERMGEIGGRWQRLNQKEKDRYKKLAEEKQRQYKVLLEQWLASLSTYERAAYKEYNSLKRRSTGKQGGTNAKVAAKAKPPVSIKNQKKVVVVVEEEEEDDDDDEDNDDDDREKDSDEGSSSGDDSDDDDEDDDEDDNDDNEDVEDEVDDKENKSESSSSASSSDDSSGSDSD; from the exons ATGAATGGTGAAATGGATTCATCTACTCAAGACCCTG TTTGGGACCAGGATGGCATGTTGAAGCTATTGGACGCCATGAAGGGAAACCTTCCAGAGAAGGATCTGGCCAAGTACAAGACCTCAGAGTCCCATCTGGACTGGGAGAAAGTGGCTTTCAACCCGTACTCCGCAGAGATGTGCAAACAGAAATGGCAGGAGGTTTCCCGAGAG ATACGCAAATTCCGCACACTCTCTGAGTTAATCGTGGATGCACAAGACTATGTAAAAAACCCCTATAAAGGGAAGAAACTGAAG AAACACCCAGACTTCCCCAAAAAGCCGCTGACGCCGTACTTCCGTTTCTTTATGGAAAAGCGGGCCAAGTATGCTAAGCTACATCCAGAAATGAGCAACCTAGATCTCACAAAAATCCTATCCAAAAAATACAAAGAGCTGCCGGAGCGTAAAAAA GAGAAGTATGTGAATGATTTTCTCCAAGAAAAGGGGGAATTCGTGCAAAGCATGAACAAGTTCAG GGAAGATCATCCAGACCTTCTGGAGAACTTAAACAAGAAGTCTAATGTTCCTGAGAAGGCCAAGACACCCCAGCAGCTGTGGTATTGCCATGAGAAGAAGGCCTTTCTCAAAACACACCCAGAT GCGACCACCAAAGACATCAAGGACAATTTCGGGAAGCAGTGGATGCATCTCTCTGACAAGAAAAAGATCAAGTGGATCACCAAGTCCCTGGAACAGCAGAAACAATATGAG GAGACGATGCGCGCGTTCATTCAGCAACATCCAGAGATGAACATGAAGGAGGAGAACTTTGTAAAATCCACTCTGACGAAAGCAGAGAGACAGCTCAAAGACAAGTTTGATGGGCGACCAGACAAACCCCCATC TAATGGTTACTCGATGTTTTGTGCTGAGCTAATGTCCGGTATGAAGGACGTTCCCAGTACTGAACGTATGGTCATGTGCAGCCATCGCTGGAAACTCCTCAAACAAAACGAGAAAGACGCGTACCAAAAACGCTGTGAGCAG agaaaaaaagaatacGAGATCGAGATGAATCGCTACTTGTTG AGTATCTCAGAAGAGGAACAGCACAGAATATTGTCAGAACAGAAGATGGGAAGCTTTAAAAGGACTGGAGGCAGTCCTGCCTCTAAAAAGAACTCGAAGGCAAAG GCCAGCCTAGAGAAGCCCAAGCCCCCAGTgtctgcaatgtttatttttgcagaGGAGAAGCGTCCAAAACTTCATCAGGAAAGGCCAGATCTCTCTGATATGGAACTTACGAGACTACTGGCCCGCATGTGGAGCGATCTTTCTGACAAGAAAAAG GAGAAGTATAAAAATCTGGAGATGACGTTGAAGGCAAACTCTGAGAAGCAGCTCAAAGATGATAAAGGGAAACTACCAGAAACGCCCAAAACAGCTCAGGAAATCTGGCAACAGAGTGTCATTGGAGACTATCTTGCCCGATTCAAG GGTGATAGAGCGAAAGCTCAGAAGACCATGGAGGCCACATGGAACACCatggaaaagaaagagaaaattgTGTGGATCAAGAAGGCTGCAGAGGACCAGAAGAGATATGAG AGAGAGCTGAGTGAGATGCGATCACCTGCTCCGGTTTTCACCCCAGGAAAGAAAATCAAATTTGACGGAGAGCCTAAGAAACCCCCCTC AAATGGTTATCAGAAATTCTCTCAGGAGATGCTGTCGAACGGTGAGCTCAACCACCTGCCCATGAAAGAGCGAATGGGTGAGATCGGGGGCCGCTGGCAGCGACTTAATCAAAAAGAGAAGGATCGATACAAAAAGTTGGCAGAGGAGAAACAGAGGCAGTACAAAGTGCTACTGGAGCAGTGGCTTGCG AGTTTGTCAACATATGAGAGAGCTGCGTATAAAGAATATAATTCTCTG AAAAGGAGGAGTACAGGAAAACAAGGTGGCACCAATGCTAAAGTTGCAGCCAAAGCCAAACCACCAGTAAGTATAAAGAAT CAAAAGAaagtggtggtggtggtggaggaggaggaggaagatgatgatgatgacgaagacaatgatgatgatgatagagAGAAAGATTCTGATGAAGGATCATCGTCTGGAGATGACAGCGACGacgatgatgaagatgatgatgaagacgaTAATGATGAT AATGAAGACGTGGAGGATGAAGTGGACGACAAAGAGAATAAATCCGAAAGCAGCAGCAGTGCCTCCAGCTCTGACGATTCATCGGGTTCGGATTCGGACTGA